CCGCGATCCTCGCGACCGGCAGCGGGGTCCCAAAGCCTCGAGATCGAGCCGTCGAGATAGAGCGCGTCGCGGCAGCCCAGTTCATCGCGGAACAGGCGCGCGAAACGACCGAACGACACGCGCTCTTCGCTGATCGCGAAGATCGCATTGCCCTCCTCATCGATACCGACGCCATTGCGGATATGCTTCGATGTCCCATCGGGTGCGAAAGCCGGATGCAAGCGGCCCTCGATCACCAGCATCGGGCCGGACTGGGTGGCGAAGTCAATGCGCCTCGGCCGGTGCGCGGCGAAGGCGTCGGTCGCGGCAACATGCCACCCACCCGCGTCCCCGTAGAAAACGCCATTGGGCTTCAGGTGAAAATTACCGCTGCCGTCGCGCCGGCTGAGCGCCGCCTGCTCCACACCCGCCTCGACATGGAGCCCGATCGGTCGCCCGCCCAAGTCGTACATGCCGGCATTCATCGCGAACGCCACGCGCCGGGCATCCGTGCCGAGATAGACCTTCAACGTCGAGAACTGCCGCAACGGCCGCCCGCCGGCGTCGAGATCCGCGAGGCGAATGCGATGATCGCCGGAGCGGGCGGTGCAGATGGTGAAGCGGCTGCCCTCGAACGCGAGCGGCCGGCATGCCGGCGCCACCGCACCCGTCGGCCGAGGGAGCGAGTCCCCGGCATTGAGCAGGGTGACGGCAAAAGCGGTGAGCGTGAGGCGAGCGAGCATGGCGCGCACCCTAGTGGCGCCGGCGCGGAACGCGAAAGGCGCTTTGATGGAGATGCTGTGCAGACTTGGCGCGCGGCCATTTTCGCGCGAGGGAGCGACGATGCTCCAGATACTCGTCGATGCCGATGCCTGCCCCGTCAAGGAAGAGATCTACAAGGTCGCCTTCCGTCATGCGCTGCCCGTCGCGGTGGTCAGCAACAGCGCGATGCGCGTGCCGGTGCATGACCTGATCCAGCGCGTGGTGGTGAGCGACGGCTTCGACGCCGCCGACGACTGGATCGCAGAACGCGCGGGCCCGCAGACGATCTGCATCACCGCCGACATCCTCCTCGCCGACCGCTGCCTGAAGGCCGGCGCCGCCGTGCTCGCCCCCAACGGCAAGCCCTTCACCGACAATTCGATCGGCGCCGCCATCGCCACCCGCGCGATCATGGCCGATCTGCGCGCCGGCGGCGACGCGATCGGCGGGCCCCCGCCCTTCTCGAAAACGGATCGGTCACGCTTTCTGTCGGCGCTGGACGAGGCGATCGTGAAGCTGAAGCGGGGGCGATGACGCTGCGGCCTTGAGTCAGATGAACCCGTTTGCCCTGCGTAACGGCTGAGCAAAGCCGAAGACGCGTATCGAAGGGCTTGCTCCGAGCTAGCGCTGACCGCTCCGCCGCCTTCGTCGATCACCCCTATGTCAACCATGCCGAACTTCTCTATGATGAGAATGGCTTGCCGCAAGCTGGCGATGGGCCGCCGGCAACGGCAGCAAGGCACAAGCCCGTGTCAAGGAATCGCGCGTGATTGCGCTGCTTCTCGCGCTTCAACTGGCTGGCCAACCATCCGAACCAGCCATCGCTGATCTGACCCAGCGTCAGTTGGACGAAATCTCCACCGAATGTGGCACGCCAAAACGGTGGCTAAGAGAAGGTCCTTCGGTTCGCTTTCGCCCTTCGCCTTCCGCCAAATATGCGCAGATCGACTGCATCCTGATAAGGCTGAAGCGCGACGGTTACGCTGGTCCGGTTGGCATCATCGGCAATGAAACATCGGATCGCGATCAACCGAGATGATCGACCGGAGACATAGGCGGCAAAAGAAAAGGGGCCGGAAAACCGGCCCCTTCCCTTGATCGTTCCGTTCGGAAGCGGATCAGCGCTTCGAGAACTGGAAGCTGCGACGCGCCTTGGCGCGGCCATACTTCTTGCGCTCGACCGCGCGGCTGTCGCGGGTCAGGAAGCCGGCGGCCTTCACCGGGCTGCGCAGCACCGGCTCGAACTTCGTCAGCGCCTGCGCGATGCCGTGCTTGACCGCACCGGCCTGCCCCGAAAGGCCACCGCCCTTGACGGTGCAGATCACGTCATACTGACCCGCGCGCTCGGCAACGTCGAACGGCTGGTTGATGACGAGACGCAGCGTCGGACGCGCGAAATAGATTTCCTGATCGCGGCCGTTGACCGTGATCTTGCCGGTGCCCGGCTTCAGCCACACGCGGGCGACGGCGTCCTTACGACGGCCGGTGGCGTAGGAACGGCCATAGGCGTCGACGTCGCGCTCGCGCAGCGGCGTGGTCGGCAGAACCGGAGCCTGCGGCGCCTCGCCCTCGGCTTCGGGAGCATCGACGACGGCCTGGGTGCCGATCGCCGTGGTGAGGTCCTTCAGGTCGGACAGCGACTGACGGTTATCGGACATTATGCGCCCACCTTGTTCTTGCGGTTCATCGACGCGACATCGAGCACCTCGGGGCTCTGCCCCTCGTGCGGATGCTCGGTGCCGGCATAGACGCGCAGGTTGCGCATCTGCTGGCGGCCCAGCGGACCACGCGGGATCATGCGCTCGACGGCCTTCTCGATAACGCGCTCCGGAAAGCGGCCTTCGAGCACCTTGCCGGCGGTCACGCCCTTGATGCCGCCGGCATAGCCGGTGTGCCTGTAGTAGATCTTGTCCTGCAGCTTCTTGCCCGTGAAACGGATCTTGTCCGCGTTGATCACGATGACATTGTCACCGCAGTCGACGTGCGGGGTGAAGCTCGGCTTGTGCTTGCCGCGCAGGATGTTGGCGATGATGGTTGCCACACGGCCGACCACCAGGCCATCGGCATCGATCAGATGCCACTTCTTCTCCACCTCGGCCGGCTTCGCCGGCTTGGTGGTCTTCATCAGCGCCTTCATGGGGCCAGACCTCTTGAAAATGACTGCGCCGCCCGTTCTCAGGGCGGCGTTGGTGGGGCGCTAATGACGAGTCGACCCCGAAAAGTCAAGCAAACTGCGGCTTTCCCGACGGGTATCAGGATACCCAGTCGCCGAACCGGCGTCTTTCCTCCACCACCTGCTCTCCCTTGGCGGAGCGGATCCGCTTTATCGACTGCGATGCGGTGATGAGGCCCCAGTGGCGCGAGACGGTATAGTCGACGGTCTCGTCGAAGGAGAGCGTGCCCATCGCCGCGAGTTCGCGCTCCAGCTTGGTGCGCTCGGCCGTGTCCGACGCGGCGGAAAGCTGGCGCGCCAGATCGGCAATGCGGCGGTCCAGTTCGGGTCCGCCCGAACGCGTGGTGCTGCGATAACGCGCACTGTCCGCATCGACGTCGATCCAGCCCGAGGCGATGTCGACCGGGATGGTGCCGCCGAACGGCGTCGGCGTCTCGCGCGTTTCGCTGGTCTGCACCGACGCGCCCGCCTGCCGGCCGGCGAAGGCAAGCAGCCGTTCCGGATCCTCGCGCAGCATCCGTTCGCGCGCCGGGAGCGGCAGTGCGATCAGCGCATCGAACACGCGGCGGACCAGCACCTGCCCGTCCGGCGATTTGCTTCTGGCCAGTTGCGCGTCGCGGATCGCCGGCAGCCGGCTCCAAACCGCATCGCTGTTTTCCACCGACACCACCTTGCCCGTGCGATCGATGCGGAAGCCGATCTCGATATCGGCGAGCAGCGCGGTCGACAGGCGGAAATTATCGCCGCGCCCGCCCGCCGCATCGGTGAACGCCTCGATCGCGCGGGAGGTCATGCGATAGCCACCATCGCCCGCAGGCACGAACTGCACCTCGCGGACGATCGTGTACCGCTCCTTCCCCGCCTCGCCATCGCGGATCTGCGTGGTTTCGTAGCGCAGCTTTCGTCCCGTCGGCGGCGCGAACGGCAGCATGACGGTTGCCGCGGTGCCGGCCGGCGCCTGCGCCTGCGCCTGCGCGGCAGCCGGCGTCACCATCGACAGCAGCAGCGCCGCGATCGGCCATCCCCTCACGCCGTCACCCCATCGTGCCAGGCGCTCGACGCCATCATGTTGACGCAGCCCGCCAGCCCGTCCTCCACCACCGGCTGCCCGATCCGCTCCGCCTCTTCGGCGTCGGCGAACAGCGCATAGCCGCAGGCGAGCGCGCTCATCGCCGCGATCCCAGCCGGTGTGCCGCCGCGGCCGCGGCAGCAACCAGCAACGCCCCGACCGCCTGGTGGGCGACGGCAACGTCGATCAGCACGCCGGTCAACAAGGTGGCGATACCAAGTGCGATCTGGGTGACGATGAGAAGGCCGAGCAGCAGCGCCACCCCGCCCCGCGCACGCCACGCGAGCAGTGCCAGCATCCCGGCCGCAACCCAGGCAAACCAGCGATGCGCGAACTGCACCACGATCGGATTGTCGATGAGGTTGCGCCACGCCGGCTCGATCATCGGCGTCGCCGCCGGGAACCATTCCTCGCCCATCTTCGGCCAGCTCGAAAAGGCGAAGCCGGCATTGAGACCGGCGGTGAAGGCGCCGAGCAGCAGCTGCACGAACAGCAGCGCCAGCACCGCCAGCGCGAAGCCGGTCAGCCGCGCCGGCCGTGCGCGATAGTCGCGGTGAAGCGCGCGCAGGTCGAGCGCGGTCCACACCAGCCCGCCCAGAATGAACAGCGCGGTCAGCAGGTGGACGGCGAGCCGGACATGGCTGACGTCGGTGCGGTTGACGAGGCCCGACGCGACCATCCACCAGCCGATCGTCCCCTGCAGCCCGCCGAGCAGCAGCAGCGCCACCAGCCGCGGGCCATAGCCCGCCGGGATCGCGCGCTTCATCCAGAACCACAACAGCGGCAGCGCGAAGGCCAGTCCGATCAGCCGGCCGAGCAGGCGGTGGATATATTCCCAGAAGAAGATGAACTTGAAATCGGCAAGGCTCATGCCGCGGTTGATCTGCTGATATTCCGGCGTCGCCTGATAGGCGCGGAACGCCGCTTCCCATTGCTCATGCGTCAGCGGCGGGATCGCGCCCGTCACCGGTTTCCATTCGACGATCGACAGCCCCGACTCCGTCAGCCGGGTGATGCCGCCGACGACGACCATCGCGAAGACGAGCAGGGCAACGAGCAACAGCCAGCGCGACAGCGCCAGCGGACGAGGCCGCGCCGCGCGGGCGGCACCGGAAGCGGCAAACGGAAGAGCCATCGCCGGCCTATGCGCCGCGCAGCCGGCCGAAACAAGCGAGGCGTGAGCGCCGCGCCGCGCAGATCCGCGCCAAATGTTATGTTGTCACGTCGCCATCTTCGTGGCACAGCGGCTGCCGACAAGAGGAGTCGTCGTGAGTAGCCTGCTGGTGCGTGAGGGGATGCTGGATCGGCTGGCCATCGGCCTGTCGGGCATTTGCCTCGTCCACTGCATCGCCACCTCGCTGATCCTCGCCCTCGCCGCGTCCGCCGGCGGGCTGTTGTTCGATCCGCTGGTGCATGAGATCGGTCTCGGCGTCGCCATCCTGCTCGGCGCACTGGCGCTTGGCCGCGGGGCGATGATGCATGGCCAGATGCTGCCGGTCGCGATCGGTTCGCTGGGCCTCGGCGTCATGATGGGCGCGATGAGCCTGCCCCACGACGGCAGCGAGTCGCTGTTCACCATCGTCGGCGTCGCGCTCCTCGCCTACGGCCATCATCTGAACGGCCGCGCGGCCGCGCTCGCCTGAACTTGCCGCGGGGCCACCATGGCCCTAGATTCAGGTCATGGCCGATCATCATCATGCGCTCCACGAGGGCGAGTCGCTGACCACTGCCGCGCAAGGCGCCCTCGAACGCGCCGGCGAGCAATGGACGACGATGCGCGCGAGCGTCTTCGAGGCGCTGGCGGGCTTCGAACGCCCCGCCTCCGCCTATGACATCGCCGAGGCGGTTTCGAAGGCGGAAGGGCGCCGCGTCGCGGCCAACAGCGTCTATCGCATCTTGGACCTGTTCGTGACCGCGAACCTCGCGCATCGCGTGGAGAGCGCCAACGCCTATATCGCCAACGCGCATCCGGCCTGCCGCCACGATTGCATCTTCCTGGTGTGCGATGTCTGCGGCCAGACCACGCACATCGATGACGATCATCTGTCTGACGCGGTGCGCGGCGCTGCGCGCGGCGCGGGATTCGTGCCGGAACGCCCGGTTATCGAAGTGCGCGGGCGGTGCGCGGCGTGCATGGAAAAGCAGGCGGCCTGATCGCTCCCCGGGAGTGACTTGCCTAGCCTCCCCTCACCGTCCGCCCCGCGCGACGTCGCGATCGGGAGACGGCCTCCGTACCGCGCCCCCCGCAGGGGAAGCGCCGGCCGGTCGGTCCGCAACGATTCTTCATCGCATCTCCATTCGACACTTTTATCCGGCTCGGCTAGACCCCCGAGCTTAGAGGAAAAATATGTCAGATTTGCCGAAGACCCCGCTGCTCGATCAGGTCAACACGCCAGACGATCTGCGCAAGATCCCCGTCGAATCGCTGCGCCAGCTTGCCGATGAGTTGCGCCAGGAGACGATCTCCGCGGTGGGCACCACGGGCGGGCATCTGGGTTCGGGCCTCGGCGTCGTCGAACTGACGGTCGCGATCCACTATGTGTTCGACACGCCCAACGACCGGCTGGTCTGGGACGTCGGCCATCAATGCTATCCGCACAAGATCCTCACCGGCCGGCGCGATCGTATCCGCACGCTCCGCCAGGGCGGCGGCCTCTCCGGCTTCACCAAGCGCGCCGAGAGCGAATATGATCCGTTCGGCGCGGCGCACAGTTCCACCTCGATCTCGGCGGCGCTGGGCTTCGCGATCGCCAACAAGCTCGCCCGCAAGCCCGGCAAGGGAATCGCGGTGATCGGCGATGGCGCGATGTCCGCGGGCATGGCCTATGAGGCGATGAACAATGCCGCGCAGGCCGGCAACCGGCTGGTGGTGATCCTCAACGACAACGACATGTCGATCGCGCCGCCGGTGGGCGGGCTTTCGGCCTATCTCGCGCGCCTCGTTTCCAGCCGCGAGTTCCTCGGCCTGCGCGAACTCGCCAAGCGGCTGGCGCGCAAGCTGCCGCGCCCGCTGCACAAGGCGGCGCGCAAGACCGAGGAGTTCGCCCGCGGCATGACGATGGGCGGCACGCTCTTCGAGGAACTCGGCTTCTATTATGTCGGCCCGATCGATGGCCATAATCTCGAGCATCTCATCCCGGTTCTGGAGAATGTGCGCGACGCCGCCGCGGGCCCGATCCTCGTCCACGTCGTGACCCAGAAGGGCAAGGGCTATGCTCCGGCCGAGGCTGCGGCGGACAAATATCATGGCGTCCAGACGTTCGACGTGATCTCGGGCGAGCAGGCCAAGGCCCCGCCGGGGCCGCCGAGCTATACCGGCATCTTCGCCAAGGCGCTCGCCGCCGAGGCGGAACGCGACCCGAAGATCTGCGCGATCACCGCGGCGATGCCGGGCGGCACCGGCATCGACCTGTTCGAAAAGCGCTTCCCCGACCGCGCGTTCGACGTGGGCATCGCCGAACAGCATGCCGTCACCTTCGCGGCGGGGCTTGCCGCGCAGGGCATGCGCCCGTTCTGCGCGATCTATTCGACCTTCCTGCAGCGCGCCTACGATCAGGTCGTCCACGACGTGGCGATCCAGAACCTGCCGGTGCGCTTCGCGATCGACCGCGCCGGGCTGGTCGGCGCCGACGGCAGCACCCATGCCGGCAGCTTCGACGTCACCTATCTGGCGACCTTGCCCAATTTCGTGGTGATGGCGGCGGCCGACGAGGCCGAACTGGTCCATATGGTCCACACCTGCGCGGTTCATGATTCCGGGCCGATCGCGCTGCGCTACCCGCGCGGCAACGGCACCGGTACTGCGTTGCCCGAAACGCCCGAGCGACTGGAGATCGGCAAGGGCCGCATCGTCCGCCAAGGCAAGACGGTGGCGATCCTCTCGCTCGGCACCCGGCTGGAAGAGGCGTTGAAGGCGGCCGACCTGCTGGAGGCGCAGGGGCTGTCCACCACCGTCGCCGACCTGCGCTTCGCCAAGCCGCTCGACGAGGCGCTGATCCGCAAGCTGCTGACCAGCCACGAGGTCGCGGTGACCATCGAGGAAGGTGCCGTCGGCGGGCTCGGCGCGCATGTGCTGACGATGGCGAGCGACCAGGGGCTGATCGATGGCGGGCTCAAGCTGCGCACGATGCGGCTGCCCGACATCTTCCAGGATCAGGACAAGCCCGACAAGCAATATGCCGAAGCGGGGCTCGACGCGGCGGCGATCGTCCAGACGGTGTTGACCGCGCTGCGCCACAACAGCGCCGGCGTCGCGCAGGGCGCGCGCGCCTGACGGGCGCGGTGGCCACCCTCCCCCTGCGCTGGGCGGATCATCTCCGCCGCGACCGCCGCCGCTCCCCCCACACGGTGCGCGCCTATCAGGCGACGGCCGAGCGGCTGATGGCGTTTCTGACCGATCATCTCGGCGGCCCGGTCGATGCGGCCGCGCTGGCGCGGCTGGAGGCTTCCGATCTGCGCGCCTTCCTCGCCGCGCGGCGTGGCGACGGCATCGGCAACCTCTCGGCTGCGCGTGAGCTTTCCGCGGTGCGCGGTTTCCTCGCCTTTGCCGGCGGCGAAGGCGCCACGGTGCCGCGGTTGCGCGGCCCACGCGTCAAGAAGGGCGTGCCCCGCCCGATTTCGCCCGACGAGGTGATCGCGCTCGCCGAGGATGTCGCCGAACAGCAGGAGGAACCGTGGATCGCCGCGCGCGACTGGGCGGTGCTGCTGCTGCTCTACGGCGCGGGGCTGCGCATCGGCGAGGCGATGGCGCTGACCGGCGCGATCCTGCCGCTGGGCGAAACGCTGGCGGTCACCGGCAAGCGCAACAAGACACGGATGGTGCCAGTGCTGCCGCAGGTGCGCGACGCGCTGGAGGCCTATGCAAGGCTCTGCCCCTGGGCCCCGGCCCGCACCGAACCCCTGTTCCGCGGCGCGCGCGGCGGGCCGCTGTCGGCCGCGATCATCCGGCGCTCGGTCCGCGGCGCGCGCGCCCGCCTCGGCCTCGGCGATCGCACCACGCCGCACGCCCTGCGCCACAGCTTTGCGACGCACCTGCTGGGGCGCGGTGCCGACCTGCGGTCCCTGCAGGAATTGCTGGGCCACGCGAGCCTGAGTTCGACGCAGGTCTACACCGCGGTGGATGCCGCGCATCTGCTTGACGTCTATCGCAACGCCCATCCGCGCGCGTGAGCCGCGGCTCAGTTCCGATCGGAAAGCCGCGAGATTTCACGCCCGACCAGCGCCTCGACGATCGCCGGCAGATGCGCGTCGAGCCATTCGCGCAGCATCGGGCGCAGCAGGTCGCGCACCAGCCCTTCCAGCGTATTGTCCCCCGGCGCCGCGTCCCTGACGACGAGGCCCGACAGCGACGACAGCGCCTGCCGGCTCGCCTCGGC
The window above is part of the Sphingomonas sanxanigenens DSM 19645 = NX02 genome. Proteins encoded here:
- a CDS encoding phosphodiester glycosidase family protein, whose product is MLARLTLTAFAVTLLNAGDSLPRPTGAVAPACRPLAFEGSRFTICTARSGDHRIRLADLDAGGRPLRQFSTLKVYLGTDARRVAFAMNAGMYDLGGRPIGLHVEAGVEQAALSRRDGSGNFHLKPNGVFYGDAGGWHVAATDAFAAHRPRRIDFATQSGPMLVIEGRLHPAFAPDGTSKHIRNGVGIDEEGNAIFAISEERVSFGRFARLFRDELGCRDALYLDGSISRLWDPAAGREDRGAPLGPMVVVLDAGG
- a CDS encoding YaiI/YqxD family protein; amino-acid sequence: MLQILVDADACPVKEEIYKVAFRHALPVAVVSNSAMRVPVHDLIQRVVVSDGFDAADDWIAERAGPQTICITADILLADRCLKAGAAVLAPNGKPFTDNSIGAAIATRAIMADLRAGGDAIGGPPPFSKTDRSRFLSALDEAIVKLKRGR
- the rpsI gene encoding 30S ribosomal protein S9; translated protein: MSDNRQSLSDLKDLTTAIGTQAVVDAPEAEGEAPQAPVLPTTPLRERDVDAYGRSYATGRRKDAVARVWLKPGTGKITVNGRDQEIYFARPTLRLVINQPFDVAERAGQYDVICTVKGGGLSGQAGAVKHGIAQALTKFEPVLRSPVKAAGFLTRDSRAVERKKYGRAKARRSFQFSKR
- the rplM gene encoding 50S ribosomal protein L13: MKALMKTTKPAKPAEVEKKWHLIDADGLVVGRVATIIANILRGKHKPSFTPHVDCGDNVIVINADKIRFTGKKLQDKIYYRHTGYAGGIKGVTAGKVLEGRFPERVIEKAVERMIPRGPLGRQQMRNLRVYAGTEHPHEGQSPEVLDVASMNRKNKVGA
- a CDS encoding COX15/CtaA family protein, encoding MALPFAASGAARAARPRPLALSRWLLLVALLVFAMVVVGGITRLTESGLSIVEWKPVTGAIPPLTHEQWEAAFRAYQATPEYQQINRGMSLADFKFIFFWEYIHRLLGRLIGLAFALPLLWFWMKRAIPAGYGPRLVALLLLGGLQGTIGWWMVASGLVNRTDVSHVRLAVHLLTALFILGGLVWTALDLRALHRDYRARPARLTGFALAVLALLFVQLLLGAFTAGLNAGFAFSSWPKMGEEWFPAATPMIEPAWRNLIDNPIVVQFAHRWFAWVAAGMLALLAWRARGGVALLLGLLIVTQIALGIATLLTGVLIDVAVAHQAVGALLVAAAAAAAHRLGSRR
- a CDS encoding MerC domain-containing protein, whose translation is MLDRLAIGLSGICLVHCIATSLILALAASAGGLLFDPLVHEIGLGVAILLGALALGRGAMMHGQMLPVAIGSLGLGVMMGAMSLPHDGSESLFTIVGVALLAYGHHLNGRAAALA
- a CDS encoding Fur family transcriptional regulator; the protein is MADHHHALHEGESLTTAAQGALERAGEQWTTMRASVFEALAGFERPASAYDIAEAVSKAEGRRVAANSVYRILDLFVTANLAHRVESANAYIANAHPACRHDCIFLVCDVCGQTTHIDDDHLSDAVRGAARGAGFVPERPVIEVRGRCAACMEKQAA
- the dxs gene encoding 1-deoxy-D-xylulose-5-phosphate synthase, translating into MSDLPKTPLLDQVNTPDDLRKIPVESLRQLADELRQETISAVGTTGGHLGSGLGVVELTVAIHYVFDTPNDRLVWDVGHQCYPHKILTGRRDRIRTLRQGGGLSGFTKRAESEYDPFGAAHSSTSISAALGFAIANKLARKPGKGIAVIGDGAMSAGMAYEAMNNAAQAGNRLVVILNDNDMSIAPPVGGLSAYLARLVSSREFLGLRELAKRLARKLPRPLHKAARKTEEFARGMTMGGTLFEELGFYYVGPIDGHNLEHLIPVLENVRDAAAGPILVHVVTQKGKGYAPAEAAADKYHGVQTFDVISGEQAKAPPGPPSYTGIFAKALAAEAERDPKICAITAAMPGGTGIDLFEKRFPDRAFDVGIAEQHAVTFAAGLAAQGMRPFCAIYSTFLQRAYDQVVHDVAIQNLPVRFAIDRAGLVGADGSTHAGSFDVTYLATLPNFVVMAAADEAELVHMVHTCAVHDSGPIALRYPRGNGTGTALPETPERLEIGKGRIVRQGKTVAILSLGTRLEEALKAADLLEAQGLSTTVADLRFAKPLDEALIRKLLTSHEVAVTIEEGAVGGLGAHVLTMASDQGLIDGGLKLRTMRLPDIFQDQDKPDKQYAEAGLDAAAIVQTVLTALRHNSAGVAQGARA
- a CDS encoding tyrosine recombinase XerC, whose protein sequence is MATLPLRWADHLRRDRRRSPHTVRAYQATAERLMAFLTDHLGGPVDAAALARLEASDLRAFLAARRGDGIGNLSAARELSAVRGFLAFAGGEGATVPRLRGPRVKKGVPRPISPDEVIALAEDVAEQQEEPWIAARDWAVLLLLYGAGLRIGEAMALTGAILPLGETLAVTGKRNKTRMVPVLPQVRDALEAYARLCPWAPARTEPLFRGARGGPLSAAIIRRSVRGARARLGLGDRTTPHALRHSFATHLLGRGADLRSLQELLGHASLSSTQVYTAVDAAHLLDVYRNAHPRA
- a CDS encoding DUF2497 domain-containing protein; amino-acid sequence: MGEARQDASMEEILASIKRIIAEENDGPRRAAIDEDQPDDPADDAEPAAAGPGIPASSLVSDAAAEASRQALSSLSGLVVRDAAPGDNTLEGLVRDLLRPMLREWLDAHLPAIVEALVGREISRLSDRN